GCCCCCCCCAACTGGATTCAGGATTTTCTTCCTGGTCAGGGCTCGGGTAGAAAAAAAATACCTCCCAAGACACACTTCAGCCTTTGGTACTTTCTGATCGTGATATCGGTCTTGATACTGTTTCAAAATCTTTACCTGGCCGGGCAGACCCAGACCATTCCATACAGCCAGTTCAAGTCTTTGGTTACTCAGGGGAAGGTGGATCAGGTGATCATAGAACCCGATGTGATCACGGGTACGCTTAAGCCCGAGGGGGCTTCGGCCAGGGGGTCCAGGTTCCGTACCTTCAGGGTGGAGGACAAGGCTCTTGTGGAAACTCTGGAACAAGGGGGGGTTATCTACTCAGGGAGTTACGAGAACAAGTTTCTCAGCGGCCTTTTGTCCTGGGTAGTGCCCATGGCGGTTTTCATGCTCATCTGGTTCTACCTCATCAGGAAGATGGGAGGGGGAGCAGGAGTCATGTCCTTCGGCAAGAGCAGGGCCAGGATCTATGCCGAGGATGAGGTAAAGGTGACATTTCAGGATGTGGCTGGCATAGACGAGGCCAAGGAGGAACTGGAAGAGGTGGTGGAGTTCCTCAGAAACCCTGAGAAATACAGGCAGCTCGGAGGGCGGATTCCCAAAGGGGTCTTGCTGGTGGGGCCCCCTGGCACCGGCAAGACCCTTCTAGCCAGGGCCGTGGCAGGAGAGGCCAAGGTGCCCTTTTTCAGTATGAGCGGCTCGGAATTTGTGGAGATGTTTGTGGGGGTGGGAGCGGCCAGGGTCAGGGACATGTTCCGCCAGGCTCAGGAGCATGCCCCTTGCATAGTTTTTATAGATGAGCTGGATGCCCTTGGAAAGGCAAGGGGTTTGAGTCCATTAGGGGGGCATGACGAGAGGGAACAGACCCTCAACCAGCTTCTGGTGGAAATGGATGGATTTGATCCGGCCAAGGGGGTCATCATCATGGCCGCCACCAACAGACCCGAGATCTTGGACCCTGCTTTGCTCAGGCCGGGCAGATTCGACAGGCAGGTGCTCATAGACCGTCCTGACATAAAGGGTCGGGAGGCTATTTTGAAGGTACACGTCTCCGGAGTGAAACTGGCCAAGAACGTGAATCTGCAGGAAGTGGCTGCCAGGACTCCCGGATTCGTGGGTGCGGATCTGGCCAACCTGGTCAATGAGGCTGCTCTCAGGGCGGCCCGCAGAGGCAAGAAGGCAGTGGACATGCAGGACTTTGACGAGGCCATAGATCGGATAATCGGAGGTCTGGAAAAGAAAAACAGGGTCATGAACGCCAGGGAAAAACAGATAGTGGCTTACCATGAAACAGGCCATGCACTGGTGGCCGAGGCAGTTCCCAATGCGGATCCTGTCAGAAAAATATCAATAATCCCAAGGGGCATAGCAGCCCTGGGTTACACCCAGCAGCTTCCTACAGAGGACAGATATCTCATGACTCGTTCTGAGCTGGAGGACCGTATTGCCGTGTTGCTGGGGGGCAGGGTGGCAGAGGAAATAACCTTTCAAGACGTCTCCACAGGCGCCCAAAACGACCTGCAAAGAGCCACTGATCTGGCCCGTTCCATGATAATGGAATACGGTATGAGCGAAAGGTTGGGACTGGTGACCTTCCAGAAGGAGCGCAGGTCCATGTTTCTGGAAAGCCCTGCTATCCCTCGGGACTACAGCGAGGAGAGGGCCCGCATGATAGACGAGGAGGTGGAGGGGATCCTGAGCCGGGCCCACGAGAGGGTCAAAGGGATATTGGAAGAAAGACGGGAGCTGCTGGATAAGGTGGCCAAGACCTTGCTGGAAAAGGAGGTGATGGAGGGAAAGGAATTACGCTCCATGATCCAGGAGGCCGGCTTCGAGGTCAGAGAAGAACCCCTGGAAAAGGAGAGATCCAGGCTCAAGAAAAAGCAGGATAGCAAGACACCATCAGCCACCGAGTGAATCCTAAGGCCTCAGGGCAGCTGGTATCTATATTCTTTCCAGGTGCTTCTTGAGCCATCGGGCCGTGTGAGAAGTATCCTGATGTTCAAGGATCTCCCAGGGCGAGCCCTGGGCCACTATGCGGCCTCCATCATCTCCGGCTTCTGGGCCCAGGTCTATGATGTGGTCAGCCGAGGCAATAACGTCCAACTGGTGTTCCACAACAACCACTGTATCTCCCCTGTCCACAAGGCTTTGAAGGGTGCTTATGAGCCTTTGCACATCGGTTGTGTGAAGACCTGTGGTGGGCTCGTCGAGTACGTAAAGGTTTCTGCCGTTACTGGGCCTGGAGAGTTCCTGGGCCAGCTTCACCCTCTGGGCTTCTCCGCCTGAGAGGGTGGGGCTTGGCTGCCCCAGGGTCAAATAACCCAGCCCCAGCTCCTGGAGCAGCCTAAGAGGTCTTCGGATCTGAGGCACTGCAGAGAAAAACTCCAGGGCTTCTTCGATGCTCATCTGGAGCACCTCCCCGATGGATCTGCCCTTGTAGGTGACAGAGAGGGTTTCCCTGTTGAAACGGGCTCCCTCACAAGCCTCGCACAAGACGTAAACATCTGGCAGAAAGCTCATCTCCTTGCGCAGGATCCCCTGTCCTTCGCAAACAGGACACCTGCCTGGACTCAGGTTGAAGGAGAACCTGCCTGAGTTGTATCCCTTGGCCCTGGCTTCTGGTAGTGCGGCATAGAGCCTGCGGATCTGATCCCAGACCTTCACATAGGTGGCTGGGGTTGATCTGGGAGTTCGGCCTATGGGGGAATGGTCCACCTCCAAGACCCTTTCCAACATCTCCCAACCTTCTATGGCATCGCAGATTCCTGCTTCATTGTCCTGGGGGACCCCGTTCTTGGACAGGAGCTTCTTGAGTCCGTTGTAGAGCACGTCCTGGACCAGTGAACTCTTCCCCGAGCCTGAAACCCCCGTCACACAGGTGAGGGTGCCCAGGGGTATTTTCACATCCAATCCTTTCAGATTGTGCTGACGGGCATTGCGGATGAGCAGGTATTGCCCGTTTCTGGCTTCTCTGGCCTTACATGGGATGCCTTTGGCCCTTCTTTCCTCCAAGGCCCTAACCGTGAGGGATATTTCCTTGTCTTTCAACTGTTCCCAGGTGCCCTGGGCCAATATCTCTCCACCATACCTGCCTGCTCCAGGGCCCAGATCCACTATCCAGTCCGCTTCCCGGATGGTGTCCTCATCGTGTTCCACCAATATGACGGTGTTGCCCCGGTCTCGAAGTTGCCTCAAACTCTCGGCCAGAAGCGCATGGTCTCTGGGGTGGAGCCCTATGGTGGGTTCATCCAGCACATAGCACACCCCCCTTAGGTTTGAGCCCAACTGGGCCGCCAGCCTGATCCTCTGCGCCTCGCCTCCGGAGAGGGTCTCAGCCGAGCGGTCCAGCCTCAAGTATCCCACACCCAGGCGAAGCAGAGTCTCAAGCCTGGTGCTTATCTCCCTGACCAGAGGATCAGCCACCTGTTGCGCGGCTTCCCTGAAGCGTACCTCCTTCCAAAAACGGTAAGCCTCAAGGATGCTCATGGAGACCATCTCCCCTATGCTCAGACCAAGCACCTTCACAGCCCTGGCGCTGGTGGTGAGGCGCTCTCCACCACATTGTGGACATATGCGCTTTCCCAGCTCCTCCAAGACCCCCAGGCCATCGCAGCTCGGACATGCCCCCATGGGGCTATTGAAAGAGAAGTGGCGGGGGTCCAACTCACCGAACCCCTTGAGGCACCTGGGGCACTGGCGCCGGTTGCTAAATGTCTCCTGAAGACCCCCCTGGGGAAGCACCATGATGGTTCCTTCCCCATAGCCCATGGCGGTCTCCACCAAGTTCTGAAGCCCCGAGAGGTCTCTTG
This genomic stretch from bacterium harbors:
- the ftsH gene encoding ATP-dependent zinc metalloprotease FtsH → MAQMVKDKGPKPAPPNWIQDFLPGQGSGRKKIPPKTHFSLWYFLIVISVLILFQNLYLAGQTQTIPYSQFKSLVTQGKVDQVIIEPDVITGTLKPEGASARGSRFRTFRVEDKALVETLEQGGVIYSGSYENKFLSGLLSWVVPMAVFMLIWFYLIRKMGGGAGVMSFGKSRARIYAEDEVKVTFQDVAGIDEAKEELEEVVEFLRNPEKYRQLGGRIPKGVLLVGPPGTGKTLLARAVAGEAKVPFFSMSGSEFVEMFVGVGAARVRDMFRQAQEHAPCIVFIDELDALGKARGLSPLGGHDEREQTLNQLLVEMDGFDPAKGVIIMAATNRPEILDPALLRPGRFDRQVLIDRPDIKGREAILKVHVSGVKLAKNVNLQEVAARTPGFVGADLANLVNEAALRAARRGKKAVDMQDFDEAIDRIIGGLEKKNRVMNAREKQIVAYHETGHALVAEAVPNADPVRKISIIPRGIAALGYTQQLPTEDRYLMTRSELEDRIAVLLGGRVAEEITFQDVSTGAQNDLQRATDLARSMIMEYGMSERLGLVTFQKERRSMFLESPAIPRDYSEERARMIDEEVEGILSRAHERVKGILEERRELLDKVAKTLLEKEVMEGKELRSMIQEAGFEVREEPLEKERSRLKKKQDSKTPSATE